The window CAGATGGAGATCCCCTCGACGAACATCCTTCACGGGATCACGCAGATCCTCAAGGAGGAAGGGTTCATCAAGGGATACCGGGTCGTGACCGAAAAAAACGCGAGCCGTCTCCGCATCGCACTGAAATCGACCCCGGAAACGGGATATGCCATCAAGGGAATTCGCCGGATGAGCCGGCCGGGAAGGCGCCTTTATGTCGGGAAGGACGAGATCCCGACGGTGAAGAACGGGTTCGGCATCGCCATCGTCTCCACGTCGCGCGGCGTCATGACGGGGGAGAAGGCGAAGAAGCTTTCGATCGGCGGCGAGCTGCTCTGCGAGATCTGGTAGGCGGCTTCCGGGTTCTTTCCAACGAGGAGCGAAACGATGTCGAGAATCGGTAAAAGGCCTGTGGTCCTTCCCGCCGGAGTCAAGGTGGAAGCGGAAAATGGAGTGTTGACCGTCACCGGGAAGAAAGGGCAGCTTGTCCGGCCGATCCCGGCGAAGGTGGCGGTGGAAGTGAAGGGCGGAACGGCGACGGTCGTTCTTCTCGACAAGGACGCCGGGAATCTCTACGGCATGTATCGGACGATCCTGGCCAACATGGTGCTGGGCGTCACGGACGGCTTCCTGCGAATCCTGGAGATCGTCGGCGTGGGCTACAAGGCCGAGTCCAAGGGAGGAGCGCTTCACCTGGCACTGGGATACTCCCACCCGGTCGTTTTCCCACTGCCGCAGGGCGTGACCGCGCAGGTCGAATCGAACACCGTGATCAAGCTGAGCGGGTCCGACAAGGAACTGCTCGGGGAAACGGCCGCCCGGGTCCGGATGCTTCGAAAGCCGGACGTCTACAAGAACAAGGGAATCCGCTACCGCGGCGAACGGCTGATCAAGAAGGTCGGGAAGGCGGCGGGCAAGTAGTGGACAACGCGCAATTCCTTACGATGGGGATCCGAACGCCATGAGCCAGAAAAATCAGCGGGAAACCGCACGACAGAACCGGAAAGGCCGGATCCGCAAGCGGATCTTCGGCACCGAGCAGCGCCCGCGGTTGTCCGTTTTCCGCAGCGCGAAGCACATCTACGCCCAGTTGGTGATCGACTCCACGGGGTCCACCATCCTCGCGGCGTCCACCCTCTCCCCGGATCTCCGGGCCGAGATCGGCGACCTCGACAAGAGCGGCGCCGCGAAAAAGGTGGGACAGTGGATCGGGAAAAAGGCGCTGGAGAAAAACATCCAGCAGGTCGTTTTCGACCGGAACGGGTTCCTCTACCATGGCCGGATCAAGGCCCTGGCGGACGGCGCCCGTGAATCCGGGCTGGTATTCTGACGATGAGCGCACACTTTCGCGAGGGTACGGGGAGGAAGGCTTGAAAAGAGTCGATCCGGAAGGGCTGGACTTGAAGGACCGTGTCGTGCACATCAGCCGCGTCGCCAAGGTCGTGAAGGGCGGCCGCCGCTTCTCCTTCAGCGCGGTGGTCGTCGTCGGCGACGGCAACGGGCACGTCGGGACGGGTCTCGGGAAGGCGAACGAGGTCCCCGACGCGATCCGCAAGGCGGTGCAGAACGCCAAGCGGTCGCTGATCGTGGTTCCCCTGGTGGACGGGACGATCCCGCACGGGGTAACCGGCGAATTCGGAGCCGCGAAGGTCGTGATCCGGCCCGCATCTCCGGGGACCGGCGTCATCGCGGGCGGCGGAGTTCGCGCCGTGATCGAGTCCAGCGGGATCACGAACATCCTGACGAAGTCCCTGGGGAGCAACAACCCGCACAACCTCGTGAAGGCGACGATCGAGGGGCTTTCCCAGTTGCGGACCGCGGCGCAGATCCTGGCGGTCCGGGGCCCGAGAGAGGAAGAGGCGACGGCATGAGCGGAAAACTGCGCATCACCCTCTTGCGGGGATTGAGCGGGAGGACCGAGTATCACCGCAAGGTCGTTCGGGGACTGGGGATCACCCGGTTGAACCGTCCCGTCGTCCGACTGGACACGCCGGAAATCCGGGGGATGGTGGAAAAGGTCAAGTTCCTCGTCCGGATGGAAGAGGTGGGAGAGGCGTCATGAAACTCACGGATCTCCGCCCCGCAAAAGGGGCGAAAAGCGCGCGCAAGCGCGTCGGCCGGGGCGAAGGCTCCGGGCTCGGGAAGACCTCCGGCAAGGGAAACAAGGGGCTCAAGGCGCGCAGCGGCGGCGGGACGAAGCCCGGCTACGAAGGCGGTCAGATGCCCCTGCAGCGGCGGATACCGAAGCGCGGGTTCGTCAACATCTTCCGGGAGGAGATGGCCGTCGTCAACGTGAAGGAGTTGAACCGGTTCGATGCGGGCTCCGTGGTCGACGTCGAGGTGCTTCGGCGGGAGGGCCTGGTGAAAGGCGCCTGCACGGGCGGCGTAAAGCTTCTCGGAAACGGCGAACTCACCCGGAAACTCACCGTGAAGGTCGACCGGGCGAGCAAGTCCGCCGTCGACAAGGTCGTCGCCGCCGGCGGGACCGTGGAGGTCTGAACCCGTGCTCGACGGCTTCCAGAACATCACCCGGGTACCCGAGCTCAAGCGGCGAATCCTCGTCACCGGGCTTCTGCTGATCGTCTACCGCATCGGTATCCACATACCGACGCCGGGGATCGACAATCTTGCGCTCAAGGCGGTATTCGACAGCCAGGCCGGGACCCTGTTCGGGCTGAT is drawn from bacterium and contains these coding sequences:
- the rpsE gene encoding 30S ribosomal protein S5: MKRVDPEGLDLKDRVVHISRVAKVVKGGRRFSFSAVVVVGDGNGHVGTGLGKANEVPDAIRKAVQNAKRSLIVVPLVDGTIPHGVTGEFGAAKVVIRPASPGTGVIAGGGVRAVIESSGITNILTKSLGSNNPHNLVKATIEGLSQLRTAAQILAVRGPREEEATA
- the rplR gene encoding 50S ribosomal protein L18 gives rise to the protein MSQKNQRETARQNRKGRIRKRIFGTEQRPRLSVFRSAKHIYAQLVIDSTGSTILAASTLSPDLRAEIGDLDKSGAAKKVGQWIGKKALEKNIQQVVFDRNGFLYHGRIKALADGARESGLVF
- the rplF gene encoding 50S ribosomal protein L6 codes for the protein MSRIGKRPVVLPAGVKVEAENGVLTVTGKKGQLVRPIPAKVAVEVKGGTATVVLLDKDAGNLYGMYRTILANMVLGVTDGFLRILEIVGVGYKAESKGGALHLALGYSHPVVFPLPQGVTAQVESNTVIKLSGSDKELLGETAARVRMLRKPDVYKNKGIRYRGERLIKKVGKAAGK
- the rpsH gene encoding 30S ribosomal protein S8 is translated as MANNDHVSDLLTRLRNAQQARFEQMEIPSTNILHGITQILKEEGFIKGYRVVTEKNASRLRIALKSTPETGYAIKGIRRMSRPGRRLYVGKDEIPTVKNGFGIAIVSTSRGVMTGEKAKKLSIGGELLCEIW
- the rpmD gene encoding 50S ribosomal protein L30, which encodes MSGKLRITLLRGLSGRTEYHRKVVRGLGITRLNRPVVRLDTPEIRGMVEKVKFLVRMEEVGEAS
- the rplO gene encoding 50S ribosomal protein L15, translating into MKLTDLRPAKGAKSARKRVGRGEGSGLGKTSGKGNKGLKARSGGGTKPGYEGGQMPLQRRIPKRGFVNIFREEMAVVNVKELNRFDAGSVVDVEVLRREGLVKGACTGGVKLLGNGELTRKLTVKVDRASKSAVDKVVAAGGTVEV